The Papaver somniferum cultivar HN1 unplaced genomic scaffold, ASM357369v1 unplaced-scaffold_107, whole genome shotgun sequence genome includes a region encoding these proteins:
- the LOC113328326 gene encoding LOB domain-containing protein 29-like, with translation MTGFGSPCGACKFLRRKCARGCVFAPYFCHEQGAIHFAAIHKVFGASNVSKLLSHLPLGDRCEAAVTISYEAQARIQDPVYGCVSHIFALQQQVMSLQEQITTLRTQQASQGFVNGGNSTTSTNDHVHLHDKHNKSFYGDFPTTYPQDIEALYMQLNESKVLSEQLYQNNTSMDDSNSTSTVTADAENMFYHENGVVNMENSPSNQMSQEYHDHESFTSPEGIVHQFMTSASFDEQYSSDEHHQHAAMAYLDGMQMNARKWTFQDTNQVDLQSMAFAYFQHS, from the exons atgACAGGATTTGGTTCTCCATGTGGAGCTTGCAaatttttgagaagaaaatgtGCAAGGggttgtgtttttgctccttaCTTTTGTCATGAACAAGGAGCTATACATTTCGCTGCAATTCACAAAGTTTTCGGCGCAAGCAATGTTTCGAAGCTTCTCTCTCATCTTCCGTTGGGTGACCGTTGTGAAGCTGCTGTTACAATTTCATATGAAGCTCAAGCAAGAATCCAAGATCCTGTATATGGATGTGTTTCTCACATCTTTGCTCTCCAACAACAG GTTATGAGCTTACAAGAACAAATTACGACACTTAGAACACAACAAGCTTCCCAAGGTTTCGTTAATGGAGGAAACAGTACTACTTCAACAAATGATCATGTTCATCTACATGACAAGCACAACAAATCGTTCTACGGAGATTTTCCTACTACATATCCACAAGATATCGAAGCTTTATATATGCAACTAAACGAATCGAAGGTATTATCGGAACAGTTATATCAAAACAATACTTCTATGGATGATAGTAATAGTACTAGTACTGTTACCGCTGATGCTGAAAACATGTTTTATCATGAAAATGGAGTGGTGAATATGGAAAATTCGCCAAGTAACCAAATGAGTCAAGAATATCATGATCATGAATCTTTTACGTCACCTGAAGGAATTGTTCATCAGTTTATGACTAGTGCAAGTTTTGATGAGCAATACTCATCCGATGAACATCATCAACATGCAGCAATGGCTTATCTTGATGGCATGCAAATGAATGCAAGGAAGTGGACATTCCAAGACACTAATCAAGTCGACCTTCAATCGATGGCTTTTGCTTATTTTCAACACTCATAA